Proteins found in one Bdellovibrionales bacterium genomic segment:
- the tilS gene encoding tRNA lysidine(34) synthetase TilS, translating to MLKPKGAVSYLLAVSGGCDSIAMLHAFAQLRMKIGFSLSVAHIHHGVTTGESSSFRDDAWEFVRTQCKKLDIPFHSNKASPAQRIKSEGESEAQLRKFRRQHLKEFLKTTRSDYVVMAQHSDDLLETRFIRLLRGVGTEGIVAMEQEKGALLRPFLSNSREDLKRYLEHLGESWCEDPSNQSKKYLRNWLRQSWLPLLERKRPGALRTLARSLEILAQMTEAKSDDGKYIEDQRLLRPVFLQLSLSDKRRVVAKYFGQCGFENFGLSHINELIKRLDVEQNDLTFRLLKKNWRANARHIWFEE from the coding sequence TTGTTAAAGCCCAAGGGAGCGGTTTCGTATTTACTGGCGGTCAGTGGCGGATGTGATTCGATCGCCATGCTCCACGCCTTTGCTCAATTGCGTATGAAAATCGGCTTTTCTCTTTCCGTCGCTCACATTCATCACGGGGTGACGACCGGAGAGTCCTCTTCCTTTCGTGACGACGCCTGGGAGTTTGTTCGCACTCAATGCAAAAAACTCGATATTCCCTTCCACAGCAATAAGGCCTCGCCGGCGCAACGGATAAAGTCCGAGGGAGAATCTGAGGCCCAGTTGCGGAAATTTCGCAGACAACATCTTAAAGAATTTTTAAAGACGACGAGAAGTGATTACGTCGTAATGGCCCAACACTCCGATGATCTTCTCGAAACACGTTTCATTCGTTTGCTCCGAGGAGTGGGAACTGAGGGTATTGTGGCGATGGAGCAAGAAAAAGGCGCTCTGCTTCGACCCTTTCTGTCGAATTCGAGAGAGGATTTAAAAAGGTACCTTGAGCATCTCGGTGAATCTTGGTGCGAAGATCCCTCCAACCAGTCGAAAAAATATCTGCGAAATTGGCTTCGTCAGTCATGGCTGCCCCTCCTCGAGCGAAAAAGGCCTGGAGCCTTACGGACCCTAGCTCGTTCTCTCGAGATTTTAGCTCAAATGACAGAGGCTAAAAGTGACGACGGCAAATATATTGAAGATCAGCGATTGTTGCGCCCAGTTTTTTTGCAATTGTCCCTCTCGGACAAAAGGCGAGTCGTGGCGAAATACTTTGGCCAGTGCGGATTTGAAAATTTCGGTCTTTCCCATATAAATGAACTAATTAAGCGTCTTGACGTCGAACAGAATGATCTCACATTTAGACTATTGAAGAAAAATTGGCGAGCTAACGCACGGCACATTTGGTTCGAAGAGTAA